The window ACGGTGGGCACCGACGGGATCGCCGAAGTCGATCTCGGTGGGGCGATCGAGCAGGCATCCGGCGGGCAGCTGCAGCGGGTGTCCGCGCAGATCGTGTGGACGCTGCGCCAGGTGTCGTCGGTCACCGGTGTGCGGTTGCTGCTCAACGGTGCGCCACTGCCGGTGCCCGGTGCCGCCCAGGTGCAGCCGGTCGGGTCGTGGTCCCAGTTCGACCCGCGGACGCCGCCGGGCGCGCGCGGGGCCCTGTTCGCCGACCGCGGCCGGATACACGGGTTGTCGACCGGCGTACCACCCGCCATGCAGGGATCCGGCCTCGAGGCGCCGGCGCTCAGCGCCGACGGCACGATGGCGGCCGCGCTGCGAGTCGGTCGCCGTGCCACCACCCTGGTGGTCGGGCCGTCGACCGGATCGATGCACTCCCGGCTGACCGCCGCGGTGGTGTCCCCGCCGGCGTTCGATCCCGACAGCGATGTCCTGGTGGCCGAGACGAACCACGCCGGGTCGCACCTGGTGGAGGTGTCCCCGAGCGGGTCGATCCACCGGGTTGCAGTTCCCGAGAGCGTGCGTATGGCGGGGATCCGCGACGTTGCGGTCTCGCGGGACGGGGCACGGATCGCGATGGTCGTCGGGGCATCCGGCCACACCGAGCTCATGGTCGGAGGCCTGGCCGTGCAACACGGCGTGACCACCGTCGTCTCGCCCGCTCTGGTCGTCCCTTCGACGTCCGACGTCTCCGGCCTCGCGTGGGCGGGGGCCAACGAGATCGTCACCACCGCTGCGGTCGGCAAGAACCGGCGGGCCATCATCGAGACGACCGTCGACGGCTACCAACGCACCACGCTCGGCGGCGCCGACGTCCCGCGCAACCCGACCCAGGTGGCGGCGGCGCCCGGCGCTTCCTTCCTCGCCGCGGCCGGCGGCAGGGTGTGGATGCTGACCGGCGCCCACTGGCGGCCGGTCGCGACCGGCGCCGACCCGTCGTACGCAGGCTGACCCGCGGGCCGCGTCCTCCACAGCGCGCCGCGGGCGCCCGGCCGGGCAGCGAGAGTGCGTCAACCTGCCTGATGTGGCGCTGCTCGATCGGCTGTTCCCCTCGCCCTGCGCCGGATGCGACCGGGACGGCGGCCCGGCCTGCGCGCGCTGCCGGGCCGCGCTCACCGGTGGCGCGCGCCGAACCGTGCCACGACCGTGTCCCAGCGGGATGCCCGCGACATGGACGGTCGTGGATTACGCCGACCCGGTGCGGGCACTGGTGATCGCCTACAAGGAGCACGGCGCCGTCGGGCTGGCCGAGGTCCTCGCGGTCCCGCTCGCGACGGCCGTCGCGGCTGCGGTCGCGTCGCGGGTCGACGTCGG of the Mycobacteriales bacterium genome contains:
- a CDS encoding LpqB family beta-propeller domain-containing protein, which produces MPEPRRLPAARRGAMVAVAALLAAGCAGVPVSGSVHIGRGVPPGSDVEPNDIREDPAVPYLGITPDQLVEGFLNALVDSDGNYATARLYLASGTSWHPPSGAVLYDGLPAPHAGTHTVNVDINRVGVVDGRGDYRVDPGILPVRFSVVRASGQWRISHLPAQILLSTADAERTLQSVSLYYFDRSQSALVPEPILVPPDAAGLATTLLRDLIDGPGPALRASVVNALPHGTGLVGNVTVGTDGIAEVDLGGAIEQASGGQLQRVSAQIVWTLRQVSSVTGVRLLLNGAPLPVPGAAQVQPVGSWSQFDPRTPPGARGALFADRGRIHGLSTGVPPAMQGSGLEAPALSADGTMAAALRVGRRATTLVVGPSTGSMHSRLTAAVVSPPAFDPDSDVLVAETNHAGSHLVEVSPSGSIHRVAVPESVRMAGIRDVAVSRDGARIAMVVGASGHTELMVGGLAVQHGVTTVVSPALVVPSTSDVSGLAWAGANEIVTTAAVGKNRRAIIETTVDGYQRTTLGGADVPRNPTQVAAAPGASFLAAAGGRVWMLTGAHWRPVATGADPSYAG